A genomic window from Candidatus Binatia bacterium includes:
- a CDS encoding FAD-dependent monooxygenase → MIETKVLIAGGGPVGLVLALELEQRGVSALLVERNLTTTQHPKMDVTNGRSMEHFRRLGIADEIRSHAVPSDHSMDVLWCSKLAEWEIARFAYPSVETAREIIRYVNDGTLALEPYMRISQVVLEPVLKQLLEARGGHVSTRFGWALDSFEEDADGVDVTIRNSETGDLESVRAAYLAGCDGAASVTRKGLGIDFEYASVGQLLRGMGGGVLKAVGSMMRGLVRGERRLDGRFYLIHFRSTDRPFFERFGRVWHIQAPVSGTLIAQNDLDTWTLHVPLRAGVDTDTLDPKKVLFDALGREFACEIIVASAWTPRLAMAKSYGRGRVWLAGDSAHQMIPTGGYGMNTGVGDAVDLGWKLAAVLEGWGGPGLLPSYETERLPVGCRNRDTSVRHASVRMQISAAASPKIHEDSTKGEGSRGKLAEQIRTLGNLENEARGIELGYRYDGSPIICAEEGEAPTWSQEEYVPSTWPGARPPSVILEDGRGLFDLFGPGFTLLRFAEVPVNALVEAARECGLPLWLVDVRDENARRLYERDLVLVRPDQHVAWRGDTAPSDAGAVLDRVRGAG, encoded by the coding sequence ATGATCGAGACGAAGGTTCTGATCGCAGGCGGTGGCCCGGTGGGGCTCGTGTTGGCCCTGGAGCTAGAGCAGCGCGGTGTTTCGGCGCTCTTGGTCGAGCGCAACCTCACGACCACGCAGCACCCGAAGATGGATGTCACCAACGGGCGCAGCATGGAGCACTTCCGCCGTCTCGGCATTGCCGACGAAATCCGCTCGCACGCGGTTCCATCTGATCATTCGATGGATGTTCTGTGGTGCTCGAAGCTCGCCGAATGGGAGATCGCGCGCTTCGCCTACCCGAGTGTCGAGACCGCTCGTGAGATCATTCGCTACGTGAACGACGGGACACTTGCGCTCGAGCCGTACATGCGGATTTCGCAGGTCGTCCTCGAGCCTGTCTTGAAGCAGCTGCTCGAGGCGCGCGGCGGTCACGTCTCGACGCGCTTCGGTTGGGCGCTCGACTCCTTCGAAGAAGATGCGGACGGTGTGGACGTTACGATCCGCAACTCGGAGACTGGTGATCTCGAATCCGTTCGCGCCGCGTACCTCGCCGGTTGTGACGGAGCCGCGAGCGTGACGCGGAAGGGTCTCGGCATCGACTTCGAGTACGCGTCGGTTGGCCAACTTCTGCGCGGAATGGGTGGTGGAGTCTTGAAGGCCGTGGGCTCCATGATGAGAGGACTCGTTCGGGGAGAGCGGCGGCTCGACGGTCGGTTTTATCTCATTCACTTCCGTTCCACGGATCGCCCTTTCTTCGAACGGTTCGGAAGGGTTTGGCACATTCAGGCGCCCGTCAGCGGCACGTTGATCGCGCAGAACGACCTCGATACCTGGACCTTGCACGTGCCGCTCCGCGCCGGTGTCGACACCGACACGCTCGATCCGAAGAAAGTTCTGTTCGATGCGCTGGGTCGGGAGTTCGCTTGCGAGATCATCGTTGCTAGTGCCTGGACGCCTCGGCTCGCGATGGCCAAGAGCTACGGTCGAGGGCGCGTCTGGCTCGCGGGTGACTCGGCGCACCAGATGATCCCGACCGGTGGCTACGGGATGAACACCGGAGTTGGAGACGCGGTTGATCTGGGTTGGAAGCTTGCGGCAGTTCTCGAGGGCTGGGGCGGTCCCGGCTTGCTGCCGTCGTACGAAACCGAGCGCCTCCCGGTCGGCTGCCGAAATCGCGATACGTCGGTCCGACACGCTTCCGTGCGGATGCAGATATCGGCGGCGGCGTCACCGAAGATTCATGAAGACTCAACCAAGGGAGAAGGCTCCCGTGGCAAGCTCGCAGAGCAGATACGGACCCTGGGTAACCTGGAGAACGAGGCCCGTGGAATCGAGTTGGGTTATCGGTACGACGGCTCGCCGATCATCTGCGCGGAGGAAGGGGAGGCACCGACCTGGTCGCAGGAAGAATACGTGCCTTCGACGTGGCCGGGTGCGCGGCCGCCGAGCGTGATTCTGGAGGATGGTCGCGGCCTGTTCGATCTTTTCGGTCCGGGTTTCACGTTGCTGCGATTCGCAGAAGTGCCGGTGAACGCGCTCGTGGAGGCAGCGCGGGAGTGTGGCCTCCCTCTGTGGCTGGTCGACGTACGCGACGAGAATGCACGCCGGTTGTACGAACGTGACCTGGTTCTCGTTCGACCGGATCAGCATGTCGCGTGGCGTGGGGACACGGCCCCGAGTGACGCGGGCGCGGTCCTCGATCGCGTGCGTGGTGCCGGATGA
- a CDS encoding molybdopterin-dependent oxidoreductase produces the protein MSTGDVLHRSCPICEASCGLVLRLDPEERRVLGVTGDENDPRSRGYLCPKAFGMQAVFEDADRIRRPLRRIGADWEEIGWDAALDEVAGRLVDLQRSHGSGCIASYIGNPIGSDVGAQLYLRHLTSALASPRAFSAITMDQFPKVVSSRLMYGNGAVLPIPDVDRTDFLLVLGGNPVVSQGSLMSAPDMKGRLRSLRERGGRLVVVDPRRSETAAVADEHVFIRPGTDAFFLFAMVHAMFEENLLRPGRLAEFTDGMEDVRALAEEFAPERVSAITGIAAHDIRSITRAFAGAKRACCYGRIGTCTQEFGTLASWLVDVVSILSGNLDSPGGAMFPRPATGQIEPSSTIGAEMPLGRWRTVVRGLPEVNGTLPSAALAEEIDSAGEDRIRALVTISGNPVLSTANGARLSRALEQLDFMVGLDIYMNETTRHADVLLPSTVQLEFENYDYLFEGTTTRNMARWSGAAFAPEPGSMHQWQIFLELAARMTGRSCDDLDDAAFDTLLRRRLATRPDIEPSYVRARLPDRGPMRLLDVMIRSGPYGDGFDDDADGLSLSKLHKREHATDLGPLEPRFPELLRTPGRRIVLAPEHITRDVVRLRSRLETTGSDTRLRLVGRRQLRNMNSWLHNVKVFSAGRTRCTLLMNPADAERCGVEDGGRAEVRSRVGAVTVDVQVSDEMMAGVVSLPHGFGHADPKTRLAVAASQQPGVNSNELTDERELDVPSGTSVANGIPVEVRSA, from the coding sequence ATGAGCACGGGCGACGTGCTCCACCGCTCCTGCCCGATCTGCGAGGCGTCGTGTGGGCTCGTGCTGCGGCTGGATCCCGAGGAGCGACGGGTGCTGGGGGTCACGGGCGATGAGAACGATCCGAGAAGCCGTGGCTATTTGTGCCCGAAGGCATTCGGCATGCAGGCGGTGTTCGAAGACGCGGACCGGATTCGTCGTCCTCTCCGGCGGATCGGCGCAGACTGGGAAGAGATCGGGTGGGACGCCGCGCTCGACGAGGTGGCCGGTCGGTTGGTGGATCTCCAGCGTTCCCACGGCTCGGGCTGCATCGCGTCGTACATCGGTAATCCGATCGGCAGCGACGTCGGAGCGCAGCTCTATCTGCGCCACCTGACGTCGGCGCTCGCGAGCCCCCGCGCGTTCTCGGCGATCACGATGGACCAGTTTCCGAAGGTCGTCTCGTCACGCTTGATGTACGGCAACGGGGCGGTGTTGCCGATTCCCGATGTCGATCGAACGGACTTCCTGCTCGTGCTGGGCGGCAACCCGGTCGTGTCGCAGGGAAGCCTCATGTCGGCGCCTGACATGAAGGGGCGTCTTCGTTCCTTGCGCGAGCGAGGCGGACGGCTGGTGGTTGTAGACCCGCGCCGAAGTGAGACCGCCGCTGTGGCGGATGAGCACGTCTTCATCCGACCCGGCACCGACGCTTTCTTTCTGTTCGCGATGGTGCACGCGATGTTCGAAGAGAACCTCCTTCGGCCGGGGCGGCTGGCCGAGTTCACCGATGGAATGGAAGATGTCCGCGCGCTCGCAGAGGAGTTTGCGCCGGAGAGGGTGTCTGCCATCACTGGAATCGCTGCCCACGACATTCGCAGCATCACCCGTGCGTTTGCGGGGGCCAAGCGCGCCTGTTGCTACGGCCGCATCGGAACCTGCACGCAGGAGTTTGGAACGCTCGCCAGCTGGCTCGTCGACGTCGTCTCGATTCTGAGCGGCAACCTGGACTCGCCGGGCGGTGCCATGTTCCCTCGGCCGGCGACCGGACAGATAGAACCCAGCTCGACGATCGGTGCGGAGATGCCGCTCGGACGCTGGCGCACGGTGGTTCGCGGTCTTCCGGAAGTGAACGGAACACTCCCGAGCGCCGCGCTTGCCGAAGAGATCGACTCTGCGGGCGAGGACCGCATTCGCGCGCTGGTCACGATTTCGGGCAATCCGGTTCTCTCGACGGCGAACGGAGCGCGCCTCTCTCGAGCGCTCGAGCAGTTGGATTTCATGGTCGGACTCGACATCTACATGAACGAGACGACGCGGCATGCGGACGTCCTGCTACCCAGCACCGTCCAACTCGAGTTCGAGAACTACGACTATCTCTTCGAGGGCACGACGACTCGAAACATGGCTCGGTGGTCGGGCGCGGCGTTCGCGCCCGAGCCCGGGTCGATGCATCAGTGGCAGATCTTTCTCGAGCTCGCCGCTCGAATGACCGGGCGTAGCTGCGACGATCTGGACGACGCGGCCTTCGACACGTTGCTCCGCAGACGCCTCGCCACGCGTCCCGACATCGAGCCGAGCTACGTTCGAGCCCGCTTGCCGGATCGTGGTCCGATGCGCCTTTTGGACGTGATGATCCGCTCCGGGCCCTACGGGGATGGATTCGACGACGACGCGGACGGCTTGAGTCTCTCGAAGCTCCACAAGCGCGAACACGCAACGGACTTGGGCCCACTCGAGCCCCGGTTCCCGGAACTCCTACGAACTCCGGGTCGACGAATCGTGCTCGCACCGGAACACATCACCCGGGACGTGGTGCGGCTCCGAAGCCGGCTCGAGACCACGGGGTCCGATACGCGTCTGCGCCTGGTCGGGCGTCGGCAGTTGCGGAACATGAACTCGTGGCTGCACAACGTGAAGGTATTCTCCGCCGGGCGCACCCGGTGCACTCTTCTCATGAATCCGGCAGACGCAGAGCGCTGCGGCGTAGAAGACGGTGGACGAGCCGAAGTGCGCTCGCGTGTCGGCGCGGTGACGGTCGACGTGCAGGTCTCCGACGAGATGATGGCCGGCGTCGTCAGTCTTCCGCACGGATTCGGTCATGCGGACCCGAAGACGAGGCTTGCGGTTGCGGCGAGTCAGCAGCCGGGCGTCAACTCGAACGAACTCACGGACGAGCGGGAGTTGGACGTTCCGTCCGGGACCAGTGTGGCCAACGGGATCCCGGTCGAGGTGCGGTCGGCCTAG
- a CDS encoding NAD(P)H-dependent oxidoreductase, whose amino-acid sequence MKHLLIVFHSQGGGTRAMADAVLAGASEETEVETRMVDAFQGGPDDLLWANAVIFGTPENFGYMSGALKDFFDRTFYPLQGKVDQLPYAVFIKCGNDGSGALFNIDRIAKGYPLRQVAEAIVHKGDVDDAVLQKCTELGQTLAAGLAIGIF is encoded by the coding sequence ATGAAGCATCTCCTCATCGTCTTCCACTCACAGGGAGGCGGCACCCGCGCGATGGCGGACGCCGTCCTCGCCGGCGCTTCAGAAGAAACCGAGGTAGAGACCCGCATGGTCGATGCCTTCCAAGGCGGCCCCGACGACCTCCTCTGGGCCAACGCGGTCATCTTCGGGACGCCCGAGAACTTCGGGTATATGTCCGGCGCCTTGAAGGACTTCTTCGACCGAACATTCTATCCCCTGCAGGGGAAGGTCGACCAGCTGCCGTACGCGGTCTTCATCAAGTGCGGCAACGACGGCAGCGGTGCACTCTTCAACATCGATCGAATCGCGAAGGGGTATCCGCTGCGACAGGTGGCGGAGGCAATCGTGCACAAGGGCGACGTCGACGACGCCGTCCTCCAGAAGTGTACGGAACTCGGACAGACGCTCGCGGCCGGTCTGGCGATCGGAATCTTCTAG
- a CDS encoding Hpt domain-containing protein — MTKPVDAYEVNEVITRHVATWEDNMSNSQMGTAGPRPMDEEAALECAGGEYSLLVELASMCLADTPDALDSIRSAVAELDAKGIQRAAHKLKGSLLVLAADPASDAACRLEALGAEGTLDSVAVALATLEQELERLKPALTKLAESEPLETD, encoded by the coding sequence GTGACTAAGCCCGTCGACGCATATGAGGTGAACGAAGTGATCACGCGTCACGTAGCGACGTGGGAGGATAACATGAGCAATTCGCAGATGGGTACGGCGGGCCCGCGGCCCATGGATGAGGAGGCCGCTCTCGAGTGCGCCGGTGGTGAGTACTCGTTGCTGGTCGAGTTGGCGAGCATGTGCCTCGCGGACACGCCGGACGCTCTCGACAGCATTCGCTCGGCCGTTGCGGAGCTGGACGCCAAGGGTATCCAGCGTGCGGCACACAAGCTCAAGGGGTCGTTGCTGGTCCTCGCGGCGGATCCGGCTTCCGATGCCGCCTGTCGGCTCGAGGCCCTCGGTGCGGAGGGGACTCTCGACAGCGTCGCGGTAGCTCTGGCCACCCTTGAGCAAGAGCTCGAACGCCTGAAGCCGGCCCTCACAAAGCTCGCGGAGTCGGAGCCTCTCGAAACTGACTAG
- a CDS encoding MFS transporter yields MASPGTPTSTTRYTWAQPGDVSAFLGLMFDNVAQLIVFSTILIQVFGYPADLVLTRMLPGTAFGVLVGDLIYTWLAFRLARRTGRDDVTAMPLGIDTVSLFGLTFGALGPVYQQTGDAVLAWQVGMALMVMMGLFKIAIAWLAARLRDFVPPAAMLGTIGAIGVCLIAFMPMLKLFANPLVGLLSLFLIMLVLLRGMELPGRVPPVLGVVILSTIAFYSLQGMGLSVNEEGALATASVSMGVTWPIPTLGFLAGMDIAVDYLPLAIPLAFATVIGGIDNTESANAAGDAYDTRSILLTEGVSTLLAGLVGGVIQTTPYIGHPAYKRMGGRAGYTLATALFVGIGGILGYLSWLVHALPEIVVVPILVFIGLEIGGHAFVAVPKRYAAAVAACFLPVLANVVVILGNQFLGGAGVSAADLTGPAASSWKALELLAAGFVFSAMLIGSALAFVIDGRLAAAAATFAIAAIASFFGVIHSPLPGGATFLPWQISDPTPYATAGGYAVVALFVWGAGLLPTASSSDPS; encoded by the coding sequence ATGGCTTCGCCTGGCACTCCGACCTCGACGACCCGCTACACCTGGGCACAGCCGGGGGATGTGAGCGCGTTCCTCGGGCTGATGTTCGACAACGTCGCTCAGCTCATCGTCTTCAGCACGATCCTGATCCAGGTGTTCGGCTACCCCGCAGACCTGGTGCTGACGCGGATGTTGCCGGGTACGGCCTTCGGCGTCCTGGTCGGTGATCTGATCTACACGTGGCTGGCGTTCCGGCTCGCGCGGCGGACGGGTCGCGACGACGTCACCGCGATGCCTCTCGGCATCGATACCGTGTCCCTCTTTGGCTTGACGTTCGGCGCCCTCGGGCCGGTCTATCAGCAGACCGGCGACGCGGTTCTCGCGTGGCAAGTCGGCATGGCCCTCATGGTGATGATGGGCCTCTTCAAGATCGCGATTGCCTGGCTCGCCGCCCGGCTGCGCGACTTCGTTCCGCCGGCCGCCATGCTCGGTACCATCGGTGCGATCGGCGTCTGCCTCATCGCCTTCATGCCGATGCTGAAGCTGTTCGCGAATCCGCTGGTCGGTCTCCTCTCGTTGTTTCTCATCATGCTCGTCCTGCTCCGGGGGATGGAGCTTCCCGGCCGGGTTCCGCCCGTGCTCGGCGTCGTCATCTTGTCCACGATCGCCTTCTACTCCCTGCAGGGCATGGGACTCTCGGTTAACGAGGAGGGTGCTCTCGCGACGGCCTCGGTTTCGATGGGCGTCACCTGGCCCATCCCGACTCTCGGGTTCCTCGCCGGCATGGACATCGCGGTCGACTATCTCCCCCTCGCGATCCCACTTGCCTTCGCGACGGTCATCGGGGGAATCGACAACACAGAGTCCGCGAATGCTGCCGGTGACGCGTACGACACGCGTTCGATCCTCCTCACCGAGGGCGTGAGCACTCTGCTCGCTGGCCTCGTCGGTGGCGTCATTCAGACGACCCCATACATCGGTCACCCCGCGTACAAGCGCATGGGTGGCCGAGCCGGCTACACGCTCGCGACCGCTCTCTTCGTCGGGATCGGCGGAATCCTGGGGTACCTCTCGTGGCTCGTACATGCGCTGCCGGAGATCGTCGTCGTTCCGATCCTGGTTTTCATCGGCTTGGAGATCGGCGGGCACGCCTTCGTAGCGGTTCCCAAGCGCTACGCCGCCGCCGTGGCCGCTTGCTTTCTGCCCGTTCTGGCGAATGTCGTGGTCATCTTGGGGAATCAGTTTCTCGGTGGTGCGGGCGTCTCGGCGGCCGATCTGACCGGGCCGGCGGCGAGTTCCTGGAAGGCCCTCGAACTCCTTGCCGCGGGCTTCGTCTTCTCGGCAATGCTGATCGGGTCGGCACTGGCCTTCGTCATCGACGGGCGCCTGGCCGCCGCCGCCGCGACATTCGCGATCGCGGCGATCGCCTCCTTCTTCGGCGTGATCCACTCTCCCTTGCCCGGAGGAGCGACGTTCCTTCCCTGGCAAATCTCGGACCCCACGCCGTACGCGACCGCCGGCGGCTACGCGGTGGTGGCCCTCTTCGTCTGGGGGGCGGGGCTCCTGCCTACGGCCTCTTCTTCCGACCCGTCTTGA
- a CDS encoding Dyp-type peroxidase, with translation MATPQGGILPEPGSHALFLVLKVRSPRHARAVAKIAARVPALAAQVARLDKRSRLVANVAFGTRLWSRISRTSKPRGFRPFKKTGKRTLVAPSTGGDILLHAISNRQDLNFEIAQRLRSELGDRVRVLEEVHGFRYLDARDLTGFIDGTENPKGKRERANVALIGDEDRAFAGGSFVFTQRYVHDLSKWSRLSDAAQEKQIGRRKKNSVELRGKAKPPTAHISRVVIEEKGEELEIVRHSFPYGDSSEAGLFFIAYTNDLAIPFKMLDRMLGASGDGKHDHLMDYTKAVSGATFFAPSLSVLRSIAR, from the coding sequence GTGGCAACGCCTCAGGGGGGCATCCTTCCGGAGCCCGGCTCGCACGCGCTGTTCCTCGTTCTGAAGGTGAGGAGCCCGCGGCACGCGCGGGCCGTTGCGAAGATCGCCGCGCGCGTCCCGGCGCTCGCGGCGCAGGTCGCGCGGCTCGACAAACGCTCCCGGTTGGTGGCGAACGTGGCGTTTGGGACGCGGTTGTGGAGCCGGATTTCGCGGACGAGCAAACCACGGGGCTTCCGACCGTTCAAGAAAACGGGCAAGCGAACCCTCGTCGCGCCGTCAACGGGAGGCGACATTCTCCTCCACGCCATCTCGAACCGGCAGGATCTGAACTTCGAGATTGCGCAGCGCCTCCGGTCCGAGCTGGGTGATCGCGTGCGCGTCCTCGAAGAGGTCCACGGCTTCCGGTACCTCGACGCACGCGACCTCACGGGCTTCATCGACGGCACCGAGAATCCCAAAGGGAAACGGGAGCGCGCGAACGTCGCGCTCATCGGCGACGAGGATCGCGCGTTCGCGGGAGGCAGCTTCGTCTTCACCCAACGCTACGTGCATGACCTCTCGAAGTGGAGCCGCCTGTCCGACGCGGCACAGGAGAAGCAGATTGGTCGTCGGAAGAAGAACAGCGTCGAGCTTCGCGGTAAAGCCAAGCCGCCCACGGCGCACATCAGCCGCGTCGTGATCGAAGAGAAGGGGGAAGAGCTCGAGATCGTACGGCACAGCTTCCCCTACGGAGATTCGTCCGAGGCCGGCTTGTTCTTCATCGCCTATACGAACGATCTCGCGATCCCGTTCAAGATGCTGGATCGGATGCTCGGCGCGAGCGGCGACGGCAAGCACGATCACCTCATGGACTACACCAAGGCCGTTTCGGGAGCGACGTTCTTCGCGCCATCGCTTTCCGTCTTGCGCTCGATCGCTCGTTGA
- a CDS encoding sodium:solute symporter family protein, translated as MTFGQMGLVALGFYLVGLVLVAEIARRASKDSTPSDHFLAGRDLGVFVLFLTLYATAYSGNSLLGYPGKAYRSGFSFIMATGFMMSIIVVFHALVPRLRPVAVAEGFVTPGDWVRHRFAGEPGARALSLAVGILMCTALANFLLAQLQAMGHMTGRVTDGMISYEFGIVGLAFVILFYESRGGMRAVAWTDAAQGILMLGGLAALLWWLVGTAGGLSAITERVAEVRPSAVVVPDATVCANWFSSITLLGLGSVLYPQAIQRVFAARSGKVLTRSLAIMTFMPLTTTLVVTLIGVAAITRLNLDLGVASDEVTPLLLEQWAADGGGHTAGAILVFLGALAAIMSTADSCLLSLGSLAAGDLLGRSGRDPATTKLGKRLAAGILLLMVPLAMWGQLTLWRLIELKMELLVQCVPAFLLAMHWTRLRAWPTFWGICVGTGYATVMALLGTKALGGVHVGVIGLALNVTVAWLGSLATSPRASASS; from the coding sequence GTGACGTTCGGCCAAATGGGTCTCGTCGCCCTCGGGTTCTACCTAGTCGGTCTTGTCCTGGTTGCCGAGATCGCGCGCCGCGCGAGTAAGGACTCCACGCCGAGCGATCACTTCCTGGCCGGACGCGACCTCGGCGTGTTCGTCCTCTTCCTCACGCTCTACGCGACCGCCTACAGCGGGAACTCGCTGCTCGGGTACCCGGGGAAGGCTTATCGAAGCGGCTTCTCCTTCATCATGGCGACGGGCTTCATGATGTCGATCATCGTGGTGTTCCATGCGCTCGTTCCACGTCTGCGGCCCGTCGCGGTCGCGGAGGGCTTTGTGACCCCCGGCGATTGGGTCCGCCACCGGTTCGCCGGAGAGCCGGGCGCCCGCGCCCTCTCGCTCGCCGTCGGCATTCTCATGTGCACGGCACTCGCCAATTTTCTGTTGGCGCAGCTCCAGGCAATGGGTCACATGACCGGTCGCGTCACCGACGGGATGATCTCGTACGAGTTCGGAATCGTCGGCCTGGCGTTCGTGATCCTCTTCTACGAGAGCCGCGGCGGCATGCGCGCGGTGGCGTGGACCGACGCTGCGCAGGGGATCCTGATGTTGGGGGGCCTCGCGGCGCTTCTGTGGTGGCTGGTCGGCACCGCGGGAGGGCTCAGTGCAATCACCGAGCGTGTGGCCGAGGTTCGGCCTTCTGCCGTCGTCGTGCCCGATGCGACGGTCTGCGCGAACTGGTTTAGCTCGATCACGCTTTTGGGACTCGGCAGCGTTCTCTATCCGCAAGCGATCCAGCGCGTGTTCGCCGCGCGCAGCGGCAAGGTGCTGACGCGCTCGCTCGCGATCATGACGTTCATGCCGCTCACGACGACGCTCGTCGTAACCCTGATCGGCGTCGCTGCGATCACCCGTCTGAATCTCGACCTTGGTGTTGCCAGCGACGAAGTGACGCCGCTTCTTCTCGAACAGTGGGCGGCGGATGGCGGGGGCCACACCGCCGGCGCGATCCTCGTGTTCCTCGGCGCGTTGGCTGCGATCATGTCGACCGCGGATTCGTGCCTCCTGTCTCTCGGCTCGCTCGCGGCGGGTGATCTCTTGGGACGCTCCGGTCGAGATCCGGCCACGACGAAGCTCGGAAAGCGCCTGGCGGCCGGAATCCTGCTCCTCATGGTGCCCCTGGCGATGTGGGGACAGCTCACCCTGTGGAGACTCATCGAGCTCAAGATGGAGCTCCTCGTCCAGTGCGTCCCCGCCTTCCTCCTCGCGATGCACTGGACGCGCTTGCGCGCGTGGCCGACGTTCTGGGGAATCTGCGTCGGGACCGGTTACGCGACTGTGATGGCGCTACTCGGCACGAAGGCGCTCGGGGGTGTGCACGTCGGAGTCATCGGGCTCGCGTTGAACGTGACGGTCGCTTGGTTGGGCTCGCTTGCGACGTCTCCTCGCGCATCCGCTTCTTCGTAG
- the nth gene encoding endonuclease III, translating to MTRAEKAERVQALLEELYAKPPIPLDHADPYTLLVAVLLSAQTTDERVNKVTPDLFAAANTPADMMKLGEQKIHGFIRTCGLAPAKAKNIAGLSKILVEKYAGEVPRELDKMEELPGVGHKTASVVASQAFGQHAFPVDTHIHRLAARWGLSNGKNVEQTERDLKNLFPSESWNKLHLQIIYFGREHCPARRHDLSTCPICSWTATKKRMREETSQASPTKRPSRSTRAR from the coding sequence ATGACGCGCGCCGAGAAGGCGGAACGCGTCCAGGCGCTCCTAGAAGAGCTCTACGCGAAACCGCCGATCCCGCTCGACCACGCCGACCCGTACACGCTGCTCGTCGCCGTTCTGCTCTCGGCCCAGACGACGGACGAGCGCGTAAACAAGGTTACTCCAGATCTTTTCGCCGCCGCGAACACACCGGCGGACATGATGAAGCTCGGGGAGCAGAAGATCCATGGGTTCATCCGAACCTGTGGACTCGCTCCCGCGAAAGCGAAGAACATCGCCGGGCTCTCCAAGATCCTCGTCGAGAAATATGCGGGCGAAGTCCCCCGCGAGCTCGATAAGATGGAAGAGCTTCCGGGGGTCGGCCACAAAACCGCGAGCGTCGTCGCCTCGCAGGCCTTCGGGCAGCACGCGTTCCCGGTCGATACCCACATCCACCGGCTCGCGGCTCGCTGGGGGCTATCCAACGGGAAGAACGTCGAGCAGACGGAACGAGATCTGAAGAACCTCTTTCCGTCCGAGAGCTGGAACAAGCTCCACCTCCAAATCATCTACTTCGGACGGGAGCACTGCCCCGCGCGCAGGCACGACTTATCGACGTGCCCGATCTGCTCGTGGACCGCTACGAAGAAGCGGATGCGCGAGGAGACGTCGCAAGCGAGCCCAACCAAGCGACCGTCACGTTCAACGCGAGCCCGATGA
- a CDS encoding VOC family protein, producing the protein MRPEDASDATHERELYQGNSRARLSERLAPRGSDGLRAKHSNRRSLMIRSVHTMFYSSETEELRAFLRDKFSFTETDMGRHTADETHPAGEAAGSHHISSDCDDLDTTVRELREKHVEFIDEPKDQGYGTAIHFKTPGGLVLELYRPHYTKGS; encoded by the coding sequence CTGCGTCCGGAAGATGCCAGCGATGCCACACACGAGCGCGAACTATATCAGGGCAATTCCCGAGCGCGACTATCTGAACGTCTTGCACCGAGAGGATCCGACGGGCTACGAGCGAAGCACAGCAACAGGAGGTCTCTCATGATCCGAAGCGTGCACACCATGTTCTACTCTTCCGAAACGGAAGAGCTCCGGGCTTTCCTACGAGACAAGTTTAGCTTCACCGAGACCGACATGGGGCGTCATACCGCGGACGAGACTCACCCGGCGGGCGAAGCCGCCGGAAGCCACCACATCTCCTCGGACTGCGACGACCTCGACACAACGGTGCGAGAGCTGCGCGAAAAGCACGTCGAGTTCATCGACGAGCCCAAGGATCAGGGCTACGGCACAGCCATCCACTTCAAGACGCCCGGCGGACTCGTTCTCGAACTCTACCGACCCCACTACACGAAGGGTTCATGA